The following is a genomic window from Geminicoccaceae bacterium.
CGCCACCGGACTGCATCTGCCGCATGAAGAAAATCCACACGCCGATCAGCAGCAGCATCGGGAACCACGACACCAGGACACCCAGCAACGACGGCATGCTATCATCGAGAGGCATTGCCCGGATGGTCACGCCATGCTTGGTCAGGCGCTCGACCAGGTTCGGGTCGTTCGGTGCGTAGGTGGCAAATGGCCGACCATCGGAGAAATGTCCCGAAATATTGTCGCCCTGGATCGTGACATCGCTTACACGGCCTGCCTCGACCTCGGAGACGAAGTCGGAAAACGCCAGCGGCGTCTGGGTACCCCTGGTTGATGGGCCCTGAAACAGATTGAACAACGCGATCAACAAGAGACCGATGATGATCCACAGTGCAAGGTTCTTGCTGAAATTGTTCACCGTTTGACCTCGTCAGACATACTGGGTTTCCTGGGATGTATTCCGGTCGATGGCACGGGACCGCCCTCGATATCGCGTTTCCCAAGCACGATTCAAGGAACAGATGCCGACCCGGCCATACAGGAGATTACATAGGAACTTTGCCGCCGCAAACAACTGCACATCCCATGAAGCATGAGCCAGTCAAACCCCGGGCAGGCTCGAACAACACCTTTATATCCTTTCTGGCGCGAAAAGCGAGCATGTGTTGCCATTCGGCACACCCGGGCGCACACAAGGCAGGCCAGGATGCCAATGCTTCGACCGGCAGTTTTCCCTGACAGTCCCCATTCTCCCTCAAGCGGACAATCGATTCTGCATCGGCCGGCCCGATCATCCAGCCATCGCCAATGCTCCCCGTCTCGATCGTGAAGCGGTCGTCCCACCTTGTCGACATTGCCGGAGGAAGCGGGGCCGCCCTCGGCAGGTGGCGGATCTCCCTCACGACGCGGATCTCGTTTTCGCGCCGCTCGAACATCGCATGACCAAGCGTCCGCCGAACCGGGCAAGACGAAAGCTCGTCCATCAGCCGTTCGAGCCGCTCGCGGCGCAGATGGCATGCCCTGCCGGTGACGGCCGTGACGGCCGCCGTCACGATCAGGTGCCGCAATTCGCGGTCCCGCCGATCGAATTCCGAACCGCTGATGCTCAGATATCCCAGACTGTCGAAACTCACGGCTTCGGCGGCAAACCGCGCCAGCGCCCGCTCAAGGGCCATTCGCTCCGCAACCGTCGATCGCGGCTCCGTACCCTTGCCCGCGGCCCGGTAACGACCGCGCCAGAAGCGTGGATCGGTGTTGGAGGGGTCTTCGACCCAGCTTTCGCCACGATGCTCCAGATAGGCCCGCAGGGCGCTCTTGCGGACTTCGAGCAAGGGGCGGAGAAGGCGCAGGTGGTCCAGCTCGCGGCAGGCACTCATCCCGGCCCGGCCGATCACCCCACTCTGCCGCTCGGCGCGCATGGCGATGGTTTCGTTCTGGTCGTCCCGATGATGACCCAGCAGGAGATGGGCGATCTTCCGCTGATGACAGGCTTCCCGGAGCAGGGACAGTCGCGCATCGCGGGCAATGGCCTGGATACCCGTCACCGGCTTGTCGCCACGCCATTCGAGCAGCACCGCCTCGATGCCCCGATGCACCAGCTGGCGCAGGACGGCGCGAGCCTCATCGGGCGACTCCGGGCGAAGGCCATGATCAACGACCAGTGCCACGATGCGACCATCCCTCTTCGCACACCATTCGCGGGCGAGGATGGCCAGGGCCGTGCTATCCGCTCCACCCGAGACGGCTACCGCCAACCGGGGACGATCCTCGAACGGCTCGAACCGCGCCATCGCCGTATTGAAGACCTTCTCGACGGAAGGACAGTCGCCCAGTTCAGCCGCAACCGGCCGAGGCGCGCTCCTTCGCCAGCACCTGGCGAAGGGGAACGCTGAGGTCGTCGTAGCGTCGTTCGAGCTCGTCGAAGCTCGCACAGGCCTTTTGCGAATCGCCCAACGCATTGAGGGCGACACCGAGCTTGAGCAGGTTGTCGGGAGCCTTCCTTGAATCCACGGGATAGGTACGAACATTGCGCGCAAAGGTAGCCGCAGCCTCGGCATAATCCCCACGTGCAAGATAGGTTTCGCCAACCCAGTAAGCCGCCACCGGGGTTTCTGCACTATCGGGGAAATCCTCGACAAAGCGACGAAAAGCCGTCCCTGCCGCGTCGATACTGCCGGCGCGCAACAGCGCCGAGGCCCGCTGGAATCGCTCCTGTTCACCACCCGAAAGCACATCCGGCGGCAGGTTCGCGGCGGCGGCCATCTGTTCCTGCGACGGCTTGGGCAGATTGAGAAGCGCATCGCGCGGAATCGTGCCCAGAACCACCCCGTTATCGCCGGACACCGCATGCCCGGCATCCGCCGCACCAGCGGCAGACGGTATCGGTTGCGCCACCCCGCCACCTCTTGTCACAACCGGCCCGGCTGGCGCCCGGGCGTCCACGGCGGAAACCTCGGGCAACCGCTCGACCGACGGTTCTACCCGTGCGGCGTCCGGTAGCGAAACGTTGCCGGACGTGGTGGAGGTTCCGTCAAGGCCGCGCAGGCGATTGTCGAGATCGGCAACGAGACGGTCCATGCGGTCGCTCATCTCCCGCTTCTCGTACTCCAGTTGCTCGACCCGTCCGGTCAACCGGCGGAGTTCTTCTTCGATCTGGATGATCTTCGACTGCAGGGCGGCCATGCGTGCCGCATCGCCGGTCTGCGCCGCCGCACCACGCAACCCGGTGATATCGGACACCAGGACCAGCAGGGCCAGGGCGAGGAAAAGTCCGCGCCGGGTAACCTGCGCCGCTCGAAGATGATCCAGCATTGTCAGTTGACCAGATTGACGACGGTGACGGCCCGACGATTCTCCGCGTAGGCCCGCTCGTCATGGCCAGGATCGACCGGACGCTCCTCGCCATAGCTGAAGGTGAGGATTCGGGCAGGATCGACGCCGAGCGCCACCAGATACGCCTTGGCCGAGGCCGCTCGCCGTTCGCCCAGGGCAAGATTGTATTCTCGCGTGCCGCGCTCGTCACAATGGCCCTCGATCGTGACGGTCACCGACGGATATTGCAGCAGCCAGGCCGCCTGCCGGTCGAGGACGGTGCGGGCCTCGTCGTTGATCGAGGAACTGTCCACATCGAAGTGTACCCGATCGCCGACATTGACCTCGAAGTCCTGTACGGTGCCGGGTGGTGCCTGACCGGCCAGATCGGATGCGGTGAGATCGGACGATCCGATACCCGTGCCATTCGCATCGGCGCCGTCGATGGGATTGAGCGTACCACTGTCCGTTCCTGCACCGGTGCCGGAAATGATGTCCCCCTCATCGCCGCCGGTGCAGGCGCCAAGAAGGAGCAGTACGGCAAAAAGGGGAACGATTCTGTTCATCATATCCTTGGAACCCTAACGAGATGTCGGGACGACAGATCACTTCACGGTCGAGTGAGTGTTAATCTGGTAAACCACATGGTCAATACACGCGAGAACCTCAGGAGATCAAGGGCGACCAGTCCGGATCCGAGGCATCAAGCGGTGTCGGAACCTCCCGTTCATTGTAGCCCGTGATATCGATTGTAAAAAGACGCGTTCGATCACGTATCGGATCTTCACGGCTGAACATGATCACCCGGCCATTGGGTGACCAGGTCGGCCCCTGGTCGAGGAAGCTGCGAGTGAGCAGCCGCTCATTGCCGCCATCCGGCTCCATCACGCCGATATGGAACATTCCGCCCTTGATCTTGGTAAACGCAATGAGGTCGCCCCGTGGCGACCAGGCCGGGCTGCCATAATTCCCGGCACCGTAACTGATCCGGCGGACATTCCCGCCATCGGCGTCCATGACGTAGAGCTGCGGGCTCCCGCCACGATCGGAATTGAACGAGATGGACCGGCCATCCGGAGAATAGCTCGGCGAGGTGTCGATGGCCGGACTCGACGTGAGTCGGCGCGGGTCGCCGCCGCTGGCCGAGAATGCGAAGATGTCGGAATTGCCGTCGGCGGCCAGCGTCATCAGCAGGCGCGACCCGTCCGGCGAAAAGCGCGGGCTGAAGCTCATGCCGCGAAAGCTGCCAAGCGCGTTCTGACGCCCGGTCGCGAGATCCCGCATGAATACCTTGGGCATCGGCGACTGATAGACGAGATAGGCCACCCTGCGCCCGTCCGGCGAGATGTGTGGAGTGAGGACGAGCTGGCCGCCATCGGTGAGGAACGTGTGGCCCGCGCCATCCTGATCCATGATCGCCAGCCGCTTGACCCGCCGCGTGGCCGGCCCCGTCTCGCTGATATACACGATGCGCGTGTCGAAATAACCGCTGTCGCCGGTAAGTCGTTCATAGACCACATCGGCGATCTTGTGAGCGATGCGGCGCCATTCGCCCGCGTCGCCGTCGAAACGCAGGCCGCGCATCTGCGATCCAGCAAAGATATCCCACAGGCGGAATTCGACAAAGATGCCATTGGCTCCCTGCCGTCCCACCGTTCCGGAAACCAGCGCCTGGGCATTGATCTGCCGCCAGTCGGCAAAGCGGGGAATCCCCTGCAGCTCTTGCGGACTCTGGATATAGGCCCGGCGGTCGATCACGCGGAACAGGCCGGAGCCCTGGAGATCGGCACCGACCACGTCGATCATGGCAACGCCGAGCGAAGCATCGTCGGCGGTCACACCGGCAAGCGGGCTGAGCGCGACCGGCATCGGCTCGACCCGGCCCGAGGTGATATCGACCTTCAGTTGTGCTTCCGCCTGCCCTGCCCCGAGCCCGCCGACGGTAAACATGGCAAGTCCGGCCTGCTGAAATGCTCGTCTGGTCAACTGGCGCATGGAATCATCCGCTGATCGCATCCTTGGGGTGGAACGTCATCACGATATCGCGCCACAGCGCGTATTTCTCGGGCGGCAGGGTGAGCTTGCAGCTCAGCACCGCACGCTGTGCGCTCTCCGCAACGATCCGGAAACCGCTGTCCTGCGCCAGCCGGCGCTGGTCCTCGATGTTCACGCTGGTCACATCGCCCTCGATGGTCATCTGGATGCGCAGGGTCACCTGCATGTTCTCGATGTCGCGGACTCCGATCGGCACGTTCCAGCATCGCTCGACCTGCTGCTTGATCGCCCCGATCTCGCTGGCGCTGAGGCTGGCGATCTGCGGCGCATCGCTGTTGTTGCGGGCAGCTTGAGCAGCATCCGCCGTCCCCTTGCCATCGCGCTCCTCGTCGGCCCTCACCCGTTTTTCGAGCTTTTCGACGCTGCGCAGCATGGCGGCGAAATCGTCTTCTGGCTCGACTGCCTTTTCATCCGGTCTTTCCGGCCTGGCGGCGGGCCTGGGCTCGGCTTTGGCGACCTCGACGGGTTTTTCCGGTTCGACCTTCTTCACCTCCGTGGGTGGCTTGGGTGGTGGTGGCGGCTTGGGCTTCAGCATCGGCACGGCCGGAGGCTTCGGGACTTCCGCGACCTCGACGGGTTCCGGCTCCGGTGGAGGCTCGACCGGCCTCGCCTGTGGCGACGGGGCCGGCTCCGGTGGAGGCAGCGGCGGGGCCGGCTCGGGGGGCGGAGGCGGCGGTGGTGCAGGCTCGGGAGGCGGTGGTGGTGGTGGTTCAGGCTTGGGCTCTTCCTTCGGTGCCGCCTTGGGGACCTCTGCCACTTGCGTGGGACTTGCCGCTGCCCGTTCGGGCAAGGGAGCGGCCTGAGCGGGCTCCGGCTCCGGCGGCTTGACGGGTTCATCGGGGATGCGCGCCGGCTCGGCGACGATATCCACCGTCACCGCGTCCTCGACCCTCAGCCTTTCGCCGAATTCGGGCAACCCCAGCAGCAGCAGGATGCCGAGGCACACATGCAGGATAGCCGAAAGGGTCAGCGCCCGCCGCATGGCCGGTTACTCCACTCCGGCTCTGGGCGATTCGGTAACCAGAGCCACCTTCGAGAAACCCGCGGCATGAATGGCGCCGACGACCGCCATCACCTCGCCATAATCCACCGCGCGGTCGCCACGAACGAAAATGCGCGCCTGCGGATTGTTCTGCGTGATGGCCAGGAGCCTCGGAGCCAGCTGGTCGACCGCGATTTCGGAATCCTGCAGGTGGATGAGTCCATCGGCTCCGACGGACACGCTCAGGGGTTCATCCTGTCCCGGCAGCGGCGAACTCGCCGCTTCGGGCAGATCGACATTCACGCCGGTGGTGAGCAGCGGTGCGGTGACCATGAAAACGATCAGCAGCACCAGCATCACGTCAACCATGGGCGTAACATTGATGTCGGCCATGGTCCGCCGGCTGCGACGGGATCGTCCGTGGCCTCCGCCGCGTGCCATGCC
Proteins encoded in this region:
- the tilS gene encoding tRNA lysidine(34) synthetase TilS, which gives rise to MARFEPFEDRPRLAVAVSGGADSTALAILAREWCAKRDGRIVALVVDHGLRPESPDEARAVLRQLVHRGIEAVLLEWRGDKPVTGIQAIARDARLSLLREACHQRKIAHLLLGHHRDDQNETIAMRAERQSGVIGRAGMSACRELDHLRLLRPLLEVRKSALRAYLEHRGESWVEDPSNTDPRFWRGRYRAAGKGTEPRSTVAERMALERALARFAAEAVSFDSLGYLSISGSEFDRRDRELRHLIVTAAVTAVTGRACHLRRERLERLMDELSSCPVRRTLGHAMFERRENEIRVVREIRHLPRAAPLPPAMSTRWDDRFTIETGSIGDGWMIGPADAESIVRLRENGDCQGKLPVEALASWPALCAPGCAEWQHMLAFRARKDIKVLFEPARGLTGSCFMGCAVVCGGKVPM
- the ybgF gene encoding tol-pal system protein YbgF yields the protein MLDHLRAAQVTRRGLFLALALLVLVSDITGLRGAAAQTGDAARMAALQSKIIQIEEELRRLTGRVEQLEYEKREMSDRMDRLVADLDNRLRGLDGTSTTSGNVSLPDAARVEPSVERLPEVSAVDARAPAGPVVTRGGGVAQPIPSAAGAADAGHAVSGDNGVVLGTIPRDALLNLPKPSQEQMAAAANLPPDVLSGGEQERFQRASALLRAGSIDAAGTAFRRFVEDFPDSAETPVAAYWVGETYLARGDYAEAAATFARNVRTYPVDSRKAPDNLLKLGVALNALGDSQKACASFDELERRYDDLSVPLRQVLAKERASAGCG
- the pal gene encoding peptidoglycan-associated lipoprotein Pal, which translates into the protein MMNRIVPLFAVLLLLGACTGGDEGDIISGTGAGTDSGTLNPIDGADANGTGIGSSDLTASDLAGQAPPGTVQDFEVNVGDRVHFDVDSSSINDEARTVLDRQAAWLLQYPSVTVTIEGHCDERGTREYNLALGERRAASAKAYLVALGVDPARILTFSYGEERPVDPGHDERAYAENRRAVTVVNLVN
- the tolB gene encoding Tol-Pal system protein TolB; the protein is MRQLTRRAFQQAGLAMFTVGGLGAGQAEAQLKVDITSGRVEPMPVALSPLAGVTADDASLGVAMIDVVGADLQGSGLFRVIDRRAYIQSPQELQGIPRFADWRQINAQALVSGTVGRQGANGIFVEFRLWDIFAGSQMRGLRFDGDAGEWRRIAHKIADVVYERLTGDSGYFDTRIVYISETGPATRRVKRLAIMDQDGAGHTFLTDGGQLVLTPHISPDGRRVAYLVYQSPMPKVFMRDLATGRQNALGSFRGMSFSPRFSPDGSRLLMTLAADGNSDIFAFSASGGDPRRLTSSPAIDTSPSYSPDGRSISFNSDRGGSPQLYVMDADGGNVRRISYGAGNYGSPAWSPRGDLIAFTKIKGGMFHIGVMEPDGGNERLLTRSFLDQGPTWSPNGRVIMFSREDPIRDRTRLFTIDITGYNEREVPTPLDASDPDWSPLIS
- the tolR gene encoding protein TolR, coding for MGMARGGGHGRSRRSRRTMADINVTPMVDVMLVLLIVFMVTAPLLTTGVNVDLPEAASSPLPGQDEPLSVSVGADGLIHLQDSEIAVDQLAPRLLAITQNNPQARIFVRGDRAVDYGEVMAVVGAIHAAGFSKVALVTESPRAGVE